A region of Leclercia adecarboxylata DNA encodes the following proteins:
- the hrpB gene encoding ATP-dependent helicase HrpB — protein MSLLPVAAVLPDLLLALQHAPQVLLNAPTGAGKSTWLPLQILAGGAVNGKIILLEPRRIAARNVAQRLAELLGEKPGETVGYRMRAETCVGENTRLEVVTEGILTRMLQHDPELTGVGLVILDEFHERSLQADLALALLLDVQQGLRDDLKLLIMSATLDNERLQRLLPDAPTLISEGRTFPVERRYQSLSSQLRFDEAVAVATAELLRQEPGSLLLFLPGVIEIQRVQEQLARRVGDDVVLCPLYGALSLAEQRKAILPAPAGQRKVVLATNIAETSLTIEGIRLVVDSAQERVANFDPRTGLTRLLTQRVSQASMTQRAGRAGRLEPGICLHLTPFEQAERAAAQGTAEIMQSDLSGLLMELLQWGCRDPSQLNWLDLPPATNLAAARRLLTQLGALAGEQLTAFGQKMAKLGNDPRLAAMLASASDEDDIATAAKLAAILEQPPRGASSDLAQAFSRNQPEWQQRARQLGSRLNSRGGAPDSDRVPALLAKAFPDRIARRRGLDGRYQLANGMGAMLQSDDAMTRHEWLIAPLLLQGSQSPDARILLGLAVDIDALIGACPDLVEQSDTVEWDEAQGTLKALRRTQIGRLTVNVRPLAKPSEEELHQAMLNGIRDRGLSVLNWTPEAEQFRIRLHCAAKWLPEYDWPAVDDASLLADLENWLLPQMSGVHSLRALKALDVKAALQNLTDWSLRQRLDTELPGHYTVPTGSRIAIRYHEDNPPALAVRMQEMFGEATTPAIAQGRVPLVLELLSPAQRPLQITRDLGAFWAGSYREVQKEMKGRYPKHVWPDDPANTAPTRRTKKYS, from the coding sequence GTGTCCTTGTTGCCGGTCGCTGCTGTCCTTCCCGATCTCCTTCTCGCGTTACAACACGCCCCCCAGGTTCTGCTGAACGCGCCAACCGGTGCGGGGAAGTCGACGTGGCTGCCGCTGCAAATTCTGGCCGGGGGGGCGGTCAACGGCAAAATCATCTTGCTTGAACCGCGCCGGATCGCGGCCCGTAACGTGGCGCAGCGTCTGGCGGAGCTGCTGGGCGAAAAGCCCGGGGAGACGGTTGGCTACCGGATGCGGGCCGAAACCTGCGTCGGGGAGAACACCCGGCTGGAGGTGGTCACCGAAGGGATCCTCACCCGCATGCTACAGCACGATCCCGAGCTGACCGGCGTGGGGCTGGTGATCCTCGATGAATTCCACGAGCGCAGCCTGCAGGCGGATCTTGCCCTGGCGCTGCTGCTGGACGTTCAGCAGGGGCTGCGCGACGATCTTAAGCTGCTGATCATGTCCGCGACGCTGGATAACGAGCGGCTCCAGCGCCTGCTGCCGGACGCGCCGACCCTTATCTCTGAGGGCCGCACCTTCCCGGTGGAGCGCCGCTATCAGTCGCTGTCGTCCCAGCTGCGCTTTGACGAGGCGGTGGCAGTGGCGACCGCCGAGCTGCTGCGTCAGGAGCCGGGCTCGCTGCTGCTGTTTTTACCGGGCGTGATTGAGATCCAGCGCGTGCAGGAGCAGCTGGCGCGTCGCGTGGGCGATGACGTGGTGCTCTGCCCACTGTATGGCGCGCTGTCGCTTGCCGAGCAGCGTAAAGCGATCCTGCCCGCCCCGGCAGGGCAGCGCAAAGTGGTGCTGGCGACCAATATCGCCGAAACCAGCCTGACCATCGAAGGCATCCGGCTGGTGGTGGACTCCGCCCAGGAGCGGGTGGCGAATTTCGACCCTCGCACCGGCCTGACCCGCCTGCTGACCCAGCGCGTCAGCCAGGCGTCGATGACCCAGCGCGCCGGGCGTGCCGGGCGACTGGAGCCGGGCATCTGCCTGCATCTCACGCCGTTTGAGCAGGCTGAGCGCGCTGCGGCGCAGGGTACAGCTGAAATCATGCAAAGCGATCTCAGCGGCCTGCTGATGGAGCTGCTGCAGTGGGGCTGCCGGGATCCGTCGCAGTTAAACTGGCTGGATCTGCCGCCAGCGACTAACCTTGCGGCGGCCCGTCGTTTGTTAACCCAGCTTGGGGCGCTGGCCGGGGAGCAGCTTACCGCCTTTGGTCAGAAGATGGCGAAGCTCGGCAACGATCCGCGGCTGGCGGCGATGCTGGCCAGCGCGTCGGATGAGGATGATATTGCGACGGCGGCAAAACTGGCCGCTATCCTTGAACAGCCGCCGCGCGGGGCCAGCAGCGATCTGGCTCAGGCCTTCTCCCGCAATCAGCCGGAGTGGCAGCAGCGCGCCCGGCAGCTGGGTTCGCGACTGAACAGCCGGGGCGGGGCGCCGGACAGCGACCGGGTGCCCGCGCTGCTGGCGAAGGCGTTTCCCGACCGCATCGCCCGCCGTCGCGGGCTGGATGGCCGCTACCAGCTGGCAAACGGCATGGGGGCGATGCTGCAGAGCGACGACGCCATGACCCGTCACGAGTGGCTGATTGCCCCGCTGTTGTTGCAGGGCAGCCAGTCGCCGGACGCGCGCATTTTGTTGGGCCTGGCCGTGGACATCGATGCCCTGATCGGTGCTTGCCCCGATCTGGTGGAGCAGTCCGACACCGTGGAGTGGGATGAGGCGCAGGGCACCCTGAAGGCGCTGCGGCGCACGCAGATTGGCCGCCTGACGGTGAACGTCAGACCGCTGGCGAAGCCCTCGGAAGAGGAGCTGCATCAGGCGATGCTCAACGGCATCCGCGACAGAGGGCTCAGCGTGCTGAACTGGACCCCGGAGGCGGAGCAGTTCCGGATCCGTTTACACTGTGCGGCTAAGTGGCTGCCGGAGTACGACTGGCCCGCGGTGGACGATGCCTCGCTGCTGGCAGATCTGGAAAACTGGTTACTGCCGCAAATGAGTGGCGTACACTCCCTGCGCGCGCTGAAAGCGCTGGATGTGAAGGCGGCGTTACAGAACTTAACCGACTGGTCGTTACGTCAACGTCTGGATACCGAGCTTCCGGGGCATTACACTGTGCCGACCGGCAGCCGGATAGCCATTCGTTATCATGAAGATAATCCTCCGGCGCTGGCGGTACGGATGCAGGAGATGTTTGGCGAGGCGACCACGCCTGCCATTGCGCAGGGGCGGGTGCCGCTGGTGCTGGAGCTACTGTCACCGGCCCAGCGCCCGCTGCAGATCACCCGCGATTTGGGTGCTTTCTGGGCCGGGAGCTATCGCGAGGTGCAAAAAGAGATGAAAGGGCGTTATCCCAAACATGTCTGGCCGGACGATCCGGCAAATACCGCGCCCACCCGGCGTACTAAGAAGTATTCGTAG